In Pseudomonas coleopterorum, the genomic window CTGCGCGAGCATGGCATCGACTACCAGATCATTCCGGGCGTTACCGCGACCGCGGCCTGTGCAGCGTTGCTGGGGGTGGAACTGACACTGCCCGACGTTTCGCAAACGGTGATCCTGACTCGTTACGGCGACAAGTCGCCCATGCCGCCAGGAGAAAGCCTGGCCAGCCTGGCCCACCATGGCGCTACACTGGCCATTCATCTGGGGGTAAAGAATCTGGGCAGGATTGTCGCAGAGCTGTTGCCCAGCTATGGCGCTGGGTGCCCGGTCGCGGTGATCCACAAGGCCAGCTGGCCGGATCAGGATTTCGTGCTGGGCACCCTGGCCGATATCCAGGACAAGGTCGCGACCAAGGACTTTCGTCGCAGCGCGCTCATACTCGTGGGCCATGTGCTGCAAACGGATAGCTTCGCCGACTCCGCGCTGTACCGCGCCGGTCATGCTCACCTGTACCGTTCGTGAATCACCACGCTGCGAGGTCGTTTCCATGAAAGTGATCGCTTGCCTGGTCTACCCCGGCGTGATGAGCCTGGATGTGACCGGCCCGATGCAGGTGTTCGCCTCGGCCAACGTCGAGCTGACGCGCCAGGGGCTGGCGCCCTTCTATGACCTGCAACTGCTGGGCGAAACCCCAGGACCCGTCGCGACCTCGGCCGGGCTCAAACTGCACGCCGATGCCAGCTGGCTGTCAGTGGACTGCTCCACCTTGGATACAGTATTGCTGCCCGGCGGCAGCAGCGATGCCGAGCAATGCGCCAATACCGCCCTGCTCGCCTGGCTGCGCGCGGCGGCGCCTCGGGTACGGCGTTTGGGCTCGGTGTGTTCGGGCGCATTGATGCTTGCCAGCGCCGGGCTGCTGGACGGTTTGATCGCCACCACCCACTGGGACGATGTCGAGGCGTTGCAGACCTTCGCCAACGTACAGGTTCGGGGCGATCGGCTACACACCTATGATCCGTCGGACAAGGATGGCCACAGCCACATCTTCACTTCGGCCGGCGTCACGGCCGGCATCGACTTGGCACTGGCCTTGATCGAAGCCGATCTGGGCCGGCCACTGGCGCTGGCTGTGGCGCGCCGCCTGGTGCTGTTCCTCAAGCGCTCGGGCGGACAGACGCAGTTCAGCCCGCACCTGGCACGCATCAACGGGCCGACGTCGAGGCTGACCGAGCTGCTGGAATGGATCGCGCACAACCTCAGCGCCGACCTGTCCCTTGAAGCGTTGGCGCAGAAGGCCAACATGACGCCACGCACGCTGTATCGCGTGTTCCTCGCAGAATTGAACATCACGCCGGCGCGACACATCGAGCGGGTGCGCCTGGAAGCGGCCAGGGCCATGATTCAGGGTGGGCAGTTGTCGGTGCAAAGTGTGGCGCGGTTGTGCGGCTACGGGCATGCAGAGAACCTGCGCCGCAGCTTTCAGAAAGTGCTCGGGGTCAGTCCCCAGGGGTATGCGCAGCGCTTCGGCCAGTGAGGCCCGGCACCGACGCTGCACGGAAGCAGCGAGTCGGTGCTGGAGCCACGCCGATCAGTAGTAGGCGTTTTCTTTCTGAGTGTGGTCGGTCACATCGCGCACGCCCTTGAGCTCAGGGATGCGTTCGAGCAAGGTGCGCTCGATACCGTCCTTCAGGGTCACGTCAGCCTGCCCGCAACCCTGGCAACCACCACCGAACTGCAGCACGGCGATGCCGTCCTCGACCACGTCGATCAGGCTGACCTGGCCGCCATGGCTGGCCAGGCCGGGATTGATCTCGGTTTGCAGGTAGTAGTTGATGCGCTCGTTGACGGGGCTGTCGGCGTTGACCATCGGCACCTTGGCGTTGGGTGCCTTGATGGTCAGCTGCCCACCCATGCGGTCGGTGGCGTAGTCGACCACGGCGTCGTCGAGAAAGGCTTCGCTCACCGCGTCGATCCAGGCGGTGAAGCTCTTCAGGCCCAGGGCGGTGTCTTCCGGCTTCTCTTCACCCGGCTTGCAGTAGGCAATGCACGTCTCTGCGTACTGGGTGCCTGGCTGGGTGATGAACACGCGTATGCCGATACCGGGGGTGTTCTGCTTGCTCAGCAGATCGGCCAGGTAATCGTGCGCAGCGTCGGTAATCGTTATAGCGCTCATAGTGGTTCCTCACAGACTTGCCAGGAGTTTACGCGAATCCGGCGACGCTGACAAAGCCTGACTGTTTTGGTCGGGAATCAGTTGATACGCGCCATCGCATTCGAATCCAGACGTGCGTCGGTCCAATGCTTGACCCGGCGATACAGGCGTTTTTCGATCCACACGTAACTGGCCCACGACACCAGAGCGATGGTCGGCACGCAGAACGCGAACACCCAATATGGGTTCAGGTGCCAGCGCACGCTGGCCAGCCAGCCGCCGTAGAGCACCAGCACGTGCACCAGATACACCGAGTAGGAGCAGTCGCCCAACGCCTTGAGGATGCGGCTGCCACGGAAGTGCGGCTCCATGGCCACGCAGGCCAGCACGATCAACGCGCTGGGCAGGCCCCAGTGCAGCAGACGGTCGCTGGAATCCAGGTGATAGATCAGCAGCGCGGACAGGATGATCACCGCCAGCGGCAGCCACAGGCCCTGGGCGATCCAACCGCGGCGATAGAGCATGCCGATACCGATGCCGAGCAGGAACTCATAGATGATGTTGTTCTGATAGAAGCGGCTGACAACCCCATAGCGCCCTAGCACTTCGCTGACCGCCACAAGGGCGGCTGCAACGATCAACGGCCGGTAGCGCTGCGGCACGGTGAACACCAGGGAGAACAACAGGTAGAAGAACATCTCGTAGTTGAGCGTCCAGCCTACGTTCAGCGTCGGATAGAGGCCGTAGCCGCCAGGGTTTTCCGAGGGGATGAACAGCAGCGACAGGATGAAGTGCGGCAGGTCGATGGCGGCGTGCGGCAGCCATTGCCCCAAACTGACCAGCATCAACCCCATCAGCGCGGTGTACAGCCAGTAGGCCGGGACGATGCGAATGATGCGGTTGAGCAGGAAGCGCCCTGCGGGCATCTGCTTGTCCTGGGTCGAGAGGTAGATCACCAGCCCACTGATGACGAAGAAGATGTCGACGCCCACCGCACCCCGGTCAGTGAAGAACTGACCGATGGGGCCTGAGGCGTGGAAGTCGAAAAAGATCTGCATGAAGTGATGACAGACCACGATCCAGGCGGCCAGGGCCCGTAGAGCTTGAAGCGAAATCAGCATGCGTACCGCCTTTTGAAACGAGAATTCGCGCCCCTTTTCGGGGCATTCCGGGGGGTGGGACTGCAAAAATCCGGAAAAGGTCGCGCATTTCGTCGATGCCTGGGGTGATGCACTGCTGTCTCACGGTCGATAAATAGCCGGTGCTTCAGATAAACAGCAGGTTATCAACATGAGCGAAATTCATGGACATGCCCTTCGTGATCAAATAGCGCACAGGTTTGCTATTATCCGCACCCTGTCACAGTGTCCGAATTTTCTGAAAGAGTGGTTCCCATGTCCGACCGCAGTGCTCGCCTTCAAGCTCTCCAGCAAGCCCTCAAAGAGCGCATCCTGATTCTCGACGGCGGCATGGGCACGATGATCCAGAGCTACAAGCTCGAGGAAGAGGATTACCGCGGTGAGCGCTTTGCCGATTGGCCTAGCGATGTGAAGGGCAACAACGATCTGCTGCTGCTCAGCCGTCCGGACGTGATCGCCGCCATCGAGAAGGCCTATCTGGACGCCGGCGCGGACATTCTGGAAACCAACACCTTCAACGCCACCCAGGTATCCCAGGCCGACTACGGCATGGAATCGCTGGTGTACGAGCTGAACGTCGAAGGTGCGCGGGTGGCGCGCCAGGTCGCCGATGCCAAGACCCTGGAAACACCGGACAAGCCACGCTTCGTGGCCGGCGTGCTGGGCCCGACCAGCCGCACCTGCTCGCTGTCCCCGGACGTCAATAACCCCGGCTACCGCAACGTCACCTTCGACGAGCTGGTGGAGAACTACACCGAAGCCACCAAGGGCCTGATCGAGGGCGGCGCCGACCTGATCCTGATCGAGACCATCTTCGACACGCTCAACGCCAAGGCAGCGATCTTCGCCGTGCAGGGCGTCTACGAAGAGCTGGGCTTCGAGCTGCCGATCATGATCTCTGGGACCATCACCGATGCCTCGGGCCGGACCTTGTCCGGGCAGACCACCGAAGCTTTCTGGAACTCGGTGAGCCATGCCAAGCCCATTTCGGTCGGCCTGAACTGCGCGCTGGGCGCCAGCGAGCTGCGTCCGTACCTGGAAGAGTTATCGAACAAGGCCGGCACGCATGTGTCCGCCCACCCCAACGCTGGCTTGCCCAATGCCTTCGGTGAATACGACGAACTGCCGTCGGAAACCGCGAAGATCATCGAAGAATTCGCCCAGAGCGGCTTCCTTAATATCGTCGGCGGCTGCTGCGGCACCACGCCCGGGCATATCGAAGCCATCGCCAACGCCGTGGCCGGCTACCCGCCGCGGGCCATTCCGGAGATCCCCAAGGCTTGCCGCCTGTCGGGCCTGGAGCCGTTCACCATTGATCGCCAGTCGTTGTTCGTCAACGTCGGCGAGCGCACCAACATCACCGGTTCGGCGCGCTTCGCCCGGTTGATCCGCGAGGAGAACTACACCGAGGCCCTTGAAGTCGCCCTGCAGCAGGTGGAAGCCGGCGCTCAGGTGATCGACATAAACATGGACGAGGGCATGCTCGACTCGCAGAAGGCTATGGTCACCTTCCTCAACCTGATCGCGGGCGAGCCGGACATCTCCCGGGTGCCGATCATGATCGACTCCTCCAAATGGGAAGTGATCGAAGCCGGGCTCAAGTGCATCCAGGGCAAGGGCATCGTCAACTCGATCAGCATGAAGGAAGGCGTCGACGCGTTCATTCATCACGCCAAGCTGTGCAAGCGCTACGGCGCTGCGGTGGTGGTGATGGCCTTCGACGAGGCCGGCCAGGCCGATACCGAAGCGCGCAAGAAAGAGATCTGCAAGCGCTCCTACGACATCCTGGTGGATCTGGTCGGCTTTCCGCCGGAAGACATCATCTTCGACCCGAACATCTTCGCCGTGGCCACCGGCATCGAGGAGCACAACAACTATGCCGTCGATTTCATCAATGCCTGCGCCTACATCCGCGATGAGCTGCCGTATGCGTTGACCAGCGGCGGCGTGTCCAACGTGTCGTTCTCGTTCCGTGGCAACAACCCGGTGCGTGAGGCGATTCACTCCGTGTTTCTGCTGCATGCCATCCGCAACGGTCTGACCATGGGTATCGTCAACGCCGGCCAATTGGAGATCTATGACCAGATCCCCACCGAGCTGCGCGAGCGTGTCGAGGATGTGGTCCTCAACCGTACGCCCGAAGGCACCGACGCCCTGCTCGCCATCGCCGACAAGTTCAAGGGCGACGGCAGCGTCAAGGAAGCCGAAACCGAGGAATGGCGCGGCTGGCCGGTCAACCAGCGCCTGGAGCATGCGCTGGTCAAGGGCATCACCACCCACATCGTCGAAGACACCGAGGAGTCGCGGCAGTCGTTCAAGCGCCCGATCGAGGTCATCGAAGGCCCGCTGATGTCGGGCATGAACATCGTTGGCGACCTGTTCGGCTCGGGCAAGATGTTCCTGCCCCAGGTGGTCAAGTCGGCGAGGGTGATGAAGCAGGCCGTGGCCCACCTGATTCCGTTCATCGAGCTGGAAAAAGGCGACAAGCCTGAAGCCAAGGGCAAGATCCTGATGGCGACGGTGAAAGGCGACGTGCACGACATCGGCAAGAACATCGTCGGCGTGGTGCTGGGCTGCAACGGCTACGACATCGTCGACCTGGGTGTGATGGTGCCGGCCGACAAGATTCTTCAGGTCGCCCGCGAGCAGAAGTGCGACATCATCGGCCTGTCCGGCCTGATCACCCCTTCCCTGGACGAGATGGTCCACGTCGCCCGGGAAATGCAGCGCCAGGATTTCCACCTGCCCTTGATGATCGGCGGCGCGACCACGTCCAAGGCGCACACTGCCGTCAAGATCGAACCCAAGTACAGCAACGACGCAGTGATCTACGTTACCGACGCCTCACGCGCGGTGGGGGTTGCCACCCAGTTGCTGTCCAAGGAGCTCAAGCCCGCATTCGTCGAGAAGACCCGCCTGGAGTACATCGACGTTCGCGAACGTACCGCCAACCGCAGCGCACGCACCGAACGTCTGAGCTACGCCCAGGCCGTGGCGGCCAAGGCCAGCTTCGACTGGAGCAGCTACAACCCGGTGCAGCCGACCTTCACCGGCGCCAAGGTGCTGGACGATATCGACCTCAATGTCTTGGCCGAGTACATCGACTGGACGCCGTTCTTCATCTCCTGGGACCTGGCCGGCAAGTACCCGCGCATTCTCACCGACGAGGTCGTGGGTGAAGCAGCCACGGCTTTGTTCGAGGATGCCAAGGCGATGCTGCGCAAGCTGATCGACGAGAAGCTGATCCGTGCCCGTGCGGTGTTCGGCTTCTGGCCGGCCAATCAGGTCGAGGATGACGACATCGAGGTGTACGGCGACGACGGCCAGCCATTGGCGCGTCTGCATCACCTGCGTCAGCAGATCATCAAGACCGATGGCAAGCCGAACTTCTCCCTGGCCGACTTCGTGGCACCCAAGGACAGCGGCGTGACGGACTACGTGGGCGGCTTCATCACCACGGCAGGCATCGGTGCCGAAGAGGTGGCCAAGGCCTATCAGGACAACGGCGACGACTACAACTCGATCATGGTCAAGGCACTGGCTGACCGGCTGGCCGAGGCCTGCGCCGAGTGGCTGCACCAGCAGGTGCGCAAGGAGCATTGGGGTTATGACCCCGAGGAGACCTTGGACAACGAGGCGCTGATCAAGGAACAGTACAAGGGCATCCGCCCTGCCCCCGGCTACCCGGCCTGCCCGGACCACACCGAGAAAGGCACGCTGTTCGACCTGCTCGATCACAACGGGCAGAGCGGCGTGACGCTCACCGAGCACTATGCGATGTTCCCGGCGGCGGCGGTCAGCGGCTGGTATTTCGCTCACCCTCAGGCGCAATACTTTGCCGTGGGCAAGATCGATCGCGACCAGGTGCAGAGCTACACGGCGCGCAAGCAGCAGGATCTGGCCGTCAGCGAGCGCTGGTTGGCGCCCAATCTGGGTTATGACAACTGAGGCAGACTCAGCTTGCCGTACTGGGTCAGCCTCGGCTGAACCAGTACACCGCTGTCGCCATGACCACCACGATCATGAAGCCTATGGCCCAGGCGTCGACATGGCTATCGTTTTTGCGGGTTTTCAGGGAGTTGCTCATCGGCATCGTCTCTTGTGATTTTGTTGGACGCTGGTACCAGTAAAGCCCAACAAAGGCCTTTCCACAAGTAAGGTCAATGACTCACCAAACGCAACCGAACACCGCCTTGAGTTCTTCGATGGCCGCGTCGCTCAAGGGTGCAGGTCGGGGCTGAGTCATAAGCCACAGCCGTGCGGTTTCCTCCAGTTCTTCCAGTGCATGACTGGCCTTGGACACAGAGCTTTCCCACATCACCGGGCCCAACCGTTCGAGCATGACCCCCCTCACCTGAGCGGCCAGTTCCGCGACTTGTGTGGCGACGTCGGGCGAGCCCGGACGCTGGTACTGGATCAACGGGATGTGCCCCACCTTCATCACCTGATAAGGCGTGAGCGGCGGCAGAATGTCTTGGGCGCTCCACACCCCAGCCAAAGTCAGGGCCACCAGATGCGTGGAATGGGTGTGGACCACGCCGTTCACTTCTGGGTTACGGTCGTACACCTGGCGATGCAGGGCCAGGGTCTTGGATGGCTTGTCGCCACTGACCCATTCCCCCGCCGTGGTGACCTTGGCGATTGCGTGTGGCTGCAACCGTCCCAGACAGGCATCGGTTGGGGTGATCAGCCAACCGTCGTCGAGGCGCGCACTGATGTTGCCGGCACTGCCGACGGTATAACCACGCTGGAACAGGCTCAGACCCACTTCGCAGATTTCTTCGCGCAAGGCGTGTTCGTTTCTCACGAAAAATCTCCCGCCAGGCAGGCCAAGGCCTTGGCAAAAAAGTCCACGCTGCCAAAGTTGCCCGACTTGAGCGTCAGCGCAAGCGCAGTGGTGCCGCCGAAGGCCACGGTGGCCGGCACGCCAGGATCGATCTGACGGCCGATACGCAAGCCTTTGACCTGCAGCGCCTGCACCACCGCGCCCGACGTTTCGCCACCTGCAATGACGAAGCGGCGCCAGCCTTTGTCCTGCAACTGTGCCGCGACCTGACCCAGCGCCTCCTCGATCATGGCGCCAGCCTGCTCCGCCCCCAGCTCTCGCTGCACGGCGGCCACCTGCTCGGGGCTACTGGTCGCGTAGATCAGCACCGCTTCGTCGCGATCGGCGAAGGCCACGGCCTGGGCCACGACCGGCTCGCCACGAGCGATTGCCAGCGGATCGATGCGAAAGGCCGGGCGATCTGCTTCCAGCCAGGCGGCGACCTGGCCATTGGTGGCCTTGGAGGTACTGCCTGCCAAGACCACGGCGCGGCCTTCGATAATGGGCATGGCAGCGGCGTCGCCCGTGCGCAGCAGACCCTGCCGGCGGAAGTTCTCCGGGAGGCCCTGGGCCACCCCCGAGCCGCCGGTGATCAAGGCAAGGTTCGCGCAGGCACGTCCCAGGGCCTGCAGATCCTCGTCACTTACGGCGTCGGCAATGGCCACACTCACGCCTTCGGCGCGCAGTTCGTCCATACGCTTGACGACCGCAGAGGCGCCCTGCCCGACCACGTCATAGCGCAACAGACCCACCGCACCGGTGGTTTGCTCGTCCAGCACGCGGACCAGGTTGGCATCTTTCATCGGTGTGAGCGGGTGATGCTGCATGCCGCATTCACTGAGCAGGCTGTCCTGAACGAACAGATGACCCCGGAACAAGGTGCGGCCGGTCTCCGGGAACGCCGGACAGGCGATCGTGAAATCGCTACCGAGGGCGTCCAGGAGTGCCTCGGTGACCGGGCCAATGTTGCCCTCTGCAGTCGAATCGAACGTCGAGCAGTATTTGAAGAAGAACTGCTGGCAGCCACGTTCGCGCAACCACGCCAGCGCCTGCAACGATTCGGCAACGGCGCTGGCCGTCGGCGTGGTACGGGATTTGAGGGCGATGACGATGGCATCCGCCTCCGCGAATTCCGCCAGATCACTATCTGGAACGCCAATCGATTGCACCGTGCGCATGCCGCCGCGCACCAGGATGTTGGCGAGATCGGTAGCGCCGGTGAAGTCGTCGGCGATGCAGCCGAGCAGTGGGCGATGGACAGCGGTCATGAGTGGCATCTCCTGCACAGGTCACCGTGGCGGGCACGGTGCATGTTAATTATTGGTTCATCTGAGCGATTCAATGTCCCAATACTACAATCGAAAGCGATATGGATGTTAATCCATGTTAAATAAATTGACCTGAATGTGAAATCCACACTATCGTGCTGTCACTCGGGAGCTACGAATCCATAACAAATATTGTTCATCCGGTGGTCGCTGCCGATTTTCCCTTCACCGAGGACGAACCATGAATTTCGAATTGCTGTTCGCTGCACAAGCCGATCAGGCCGTACGTTACGCACTTACCGGCGCCAAGGGAGGTTTCTCGCGCACCTTGCTGGCCCAGACCCGGCTGATGCCCAATCTGGTCCCCGCCGTTCTGTGCGACCTGGACGTGCCCGGCCTGCATGGGTTGTGCGTCGAACTGGGCTTTGCCGCAGAACAGCTACACATCTGCAACGACGCCGCTGCGGTTGCCAGTGCCCCGGCCGACGCCATTGTGCTGGTCGCCGACGTTGCCCTGCTGCAGGCAGCCCGCTACGACATTTTGGTGGAAGCCACCGGCAACCCGGCGATTGGCTACCAGGTCGCCCGGCGCGCCATCGAGGACGGTCGTCACGTCGCCATGGTCAGCAAGGAAGTGGACTCGGTTGCGGGTATCGCGCTGTCCCGCTTGGCCGCACAACACGATGTGGTCTACACCACCGCCGAGGGTGACCAGCCGGCCAACCTGATCGGCTGGGTCAGCTGGGCGCGTGTGCTCAAGCTGGACATCGTCGCAGCGGGCAAGTCCAGTGAATACGATCTGGTGTTCAACCCCCAGGACGGCAGCATCACCCAGCTTGATACCACCATTTCCGCGCCGGCCATGGGCGAATTGCTGCGCCTGGGCGACGACATTCCCGCTACCCTGGAGGCGCGTCGCGCCGCCCTGAACGGCCTGAAGACGTCCGCTACCGCCGACTATTGCGAAATGTCGGTGGTCGCTACCAATACCGGTCTGGTGCCGGATGTGGAGCTGCTGCACTACCCGATTGCCCGTACCAGCGAATTGGCCGACATCTATGCCCTGCGTGAAGACGGTGGTGTGCTGGGTCGCAGCGGTGTGATCGAGGTGTTCAACGTGCTGCGCCTGCCCGACGAGGCCAGCTTTGCCGGGGGGGTGTTCGTGATCATCCGCACCCACGACAAACCGACCTGGGAATTGCTCGCGCAGAAAGGCCACGTGGTGAGCCGCAACGGACGTTACGCCTGCCTGTACCTGCCCTACCACTTCATGGGCGTGGAAACGCCGATCACCCTGCTCAACGCCGTGCTGCACAAACGTGCTTCGGGCACCGATAAACCAAGCCAGTCGACCATTCTGGCCGGACGCGCCACGGTCGATATCGCTGCAGGCACCGTGCTGAAAATGGGTGGCCACCACCATGACGTGACCGGTGTGCAGGCCGTGCTGCTGGGGCGTTCGGATGCCCCCGACGATATCGCTCCGTTGTACCTGACAGCCCACGCCACCGCCGCGCGGAACATCAAGGCTGGCGAGCTGCTGCGGATGGGTGACATCGAACAGTACAACGATGAATTGCACCGTGCCTGGCAGATCGGCCTGCAATCGGCCTGATCGCACAGCGGCCTTGAGCCGATACCGGTGCCCGACACGGGCACCGACGTCCACTTCACAGGTTCCATAAAAACATGAATAGCGAACTGCTGATTTTCGCGATGGCCGCCGGCGCCATCGTGGTGTTGATCCTGCTCATCACCAAGCTCAAGCTCAACCCGTTCCTGGCCCTGACCCTCACTGCGATCGGCCTTGGCCTGCTCAGTGGTGCGGGCGCCGGCGAGACCATCGACAGCTTCGCCAAGGGCTTCGGCTCGGCGCTGGCCAAGACCGGGCCGGTCATTGGTCTGGGTACGCTGCTGGGCGGCATCCTGCTGGGGTCCGGCGGCGCCGACCGCATCGCCAATGCGTTCATCGGCCAGCGTCCGGTGCAGTACGCGCCTTGGGCGATCTGCGCCGCCGCCTTGCTGATCGGCATGCCACACCTGTTCGACGTCAGCTTCATCATGCTGGCGCCATTGGTGTATACGGTGGCCAAGCGCACCCATAGCCATCTGCTCTACATCGGTCTGCCGCTCGCCGCGGGCCTGTACGTGTCCCACGGCCTGCTGCCGCCCCACCCCGCGCCGACGCTGGCGGTCGCCGCGTTCCACGCCAACACCGGCCTGACCATCTTCTACGGCTTGTTGATCGCCGTGCCCACCGCGATCATCTGCGGGCCGATTTTCACCCGCCTGATCAGCCCCTGGTTCGGCCCGGCGCCTGACCTTACCGCCGGCCCGGTGGGTGCGCGTGAAGTCAGCCCCGATCAAAACCAGGTGTCACTGCTGTCGTCGATCATCGCCGTGCTGCTACCGCCCGGCCTGATGCTGGTCGGTACCCTGGGCCTGGCCTTCAGCGTCAAGGGCTCGATGGCCTATGCGGTATTCAACGCCTTGAACAACCCGATCCTGTCGTTGTTGATCGCGGTCATCTTTGCCTTCTTCGCCTTGGGCCTGCGCGCCGGGTTCAACCTGGGCCAGGTGCAGAAGATGGCCAGCCAGGGTCTGGCACCGCTGGGCGCGATCGTGATGATCCTGGGTGCCGGCGGCGGCTTCAAGGAAATGCTCACCACCATTCACCTGGATGCACTGATCACTCACCATGCCTCGGGCTGGGCGGTGAATCCACTGATTCTAAGCTGGGGCATCGCGGCACTGCTGCGCATCTGCGTCGGTTCGGCGACCGTTGCCACCGTCGCTGCCACCGGGATCGTCGCGCCTCTGGCACTGGCCTATCCGGGCCTGTCACCGGAGTTGCTGGTACTGGCTACCGCCTCGGGGGCCGTGATGCTGTCCCACGTCAACGATTCGGGCTTCTGGCTGTTCAAGGAATACTTTCAGCTCAGTGTGGCGCAGACCTTCCGCACATGGACCCTGATGCTGTGTCTGCAATCGGTGATCGGTTTGCTCGGTGTTCTATTGATCGAAGCGGTGATTCGCTAAGATGGCCGCCTGACTATCTGCCTGCACGCCACGGAGCCTGAATGCCCACCGACGAGGACCTCGCCATCACTGGCGCCGCACCGATGATTCCGGACCAGCGCCGGGAACAGATCCTGCGCCAGTTGCGCAAGCACCAGGTGCTCAGCGTGCACCAGCTGACAGAAATGTTCGACTGCTCGCACATGACCGTGCGCCGTGATATCAGTGTGCTGGAGCAGGAAGGCCGGGCGTATTCGGTGCCTGGCGGTGTGCGCATCGCCAGCCAGTTGCACAGCGAGCCCAGTCACCAGTCCAAGGCGGTCGCCGAACAGCCACAGAAACAGGCCATGGCGGTTCTGGCCGCAGCTTTGCTGCGCAATGACATGACAGTGTATCTGGATGCCGGCACCAGCACGCTGGAGATCGTCCCGCACATAGCTGCCCTGTCGGGCATGACCGTGGTGACCAACGACTTCGGCATCGTGCATGCCCTGGCTGAAGCGGTGCATGTGGATGTCATCCACACCGGCGGCCTGCTGGATCACCCCAATCGTTCCTGCGTCGGGGGCCTGGCGGTGGCGACGTTACGCCAGCTGGCCACCGACATTGCCTTCATGTCCACCAGTTCCTGGGACCTGCAACGGGGCATCACCACCCCTTCGGCGCTCAAGGTCGAGGTCAAGCAGGTGGCGATGCAGGCGGCGTCCCAGCGGGTGCTGATCACCAGCAGCTCCAAGTACGGCACGTTCGGGATGTACAAGATCGCCGGCCTCGAGCAGTTCGATGTGGTCATCAGCGACAACGAGCTCACCGAGGTGGCCGCCGAGGCCATTCGCAAGCTGGGTGTGGAAGTGCTATTGGCCGAAGGCTGACGGTCTGGTCTGGTCTGGTCTGGTTGATGGAACTCCGTTGCGCGACCGTGGCCAGAACTGCACACAATCCCTGCGGGATCTACTGGCCATGAACGATACCTTCGATCTCAACCGCTTCATCGACGCCCAGCGCGCCGTGTACCCCGATGTCCTCGAAGAACTGCGCAGTGGCCGCAAACGCAGCCATTGGATGTGGTTCATCTTTCCCCAATTGGCTGGCCTCGGTCATAGCGAGACGGCGCGCTTCTATGCGATCAGCGGTGCGGCCGAGGCGACGGCTTATCTGAACAATCCATTATTGGGTGCGCGCCTGCTGGAATGCACACGTACGGTGCTGGAGCATTCCGGTCAGAGCGCCAGGGCGATGTTCGGCACCCCCGATGACACGAAGTTGCGCTCGTGCATGACCTTGTTTGCCAGCGTGGCACCTGAGCAGGCGTGCTTCCAGCAGGTGTTGGATCGATTTTTCGACGGCGAGAGCGATGCGAAAACCATCGCATTGCTGGA contains:
- a CDS encoding acyltransferase family protein, whose translation is MLISLQALRALAAWIVVCHHFMQIFFDFHASGPIGQFFTDRGAVGVDIFFVISGLVIYLSTQDKQMPAGRFLLNRIIRIVPAYWLYTALMGLMLVSLGQWLPHAAIDLPHFILSLLFIPSENPGGYGLYPTLNVGWTLNYEMFFYLLFSLVFTVPQRYRPLIVAAALVAVSEVLGRYGVVSRFYQNNIIYEFLLGIGIGMLYRRGWIAQGLWLPLAVIILSALLIYHLDSSDRLLHWGLPSALIVLACVAMEPHFRGSRILKALGDCSYSVYLVHVLVLYGGWLASVRWHLNPYWVFAFCVPTIALVSWASYVWIEKRLYRRVKHWTDARLDSNAMARIN
- a CDS encoding GlxA family transcriptional regulator is translated as MKVIACLVYPGVMSLDVTGPMQVFASANVELTRQGLAPFYDLQLLGETPGPVATSAGLKLHADASWLSVDCSTLDTVLLPGGSSDAEQCANTALLAWLRAAAPRVRRLGSVCSGALMLASAGLLDGLIATTHWDDVEALQTFANVQVRGDRLHTYDPSDKDGHSHIFTSAGVTAGIDLALALIEADLGRPLALAVARRLVLFLKRSGGQTQFSPHLARINGPTSRLTELLEWIAHNLSADLSLEALAQKANMTPRTLYRVFLAELNITPARHIERVRLEAARAMIQGGQLSVQSVARLCGYGHAENLRRSFQKVLGVSPQGYAQRFGQ
- the nfuA gene encoding Fe-S biogenesis protein NfuA, whose translation is MSAITITDAAHDYLADLLSKQNTPGIGIRVFITQPGTQYAETCIAYCKPGEEKPEDTALGLKSFTAWIDAVSEAFLDDAVVDYATDRMGGQLTIKAPNAKVPMVNADSPVNERINYYLQTEINPGLASHGGQVSLIDVVEDGIAVLQFGGGCQGCGQADVTLKDGIERTLLERIPELKGVRDVTDHTQKENAYY
- the cobM gene encoding precorrin-4 C(11)-methyltransferase, giving the protein MTVYFIGAGPGDPELITVKGQRLIRQCPVIIFAGSLVPEAVLEGHTAHQVHNSAELHLQQIVEIMRQAHARGEDVARVHSGDPGLYGAIGEQIRCLREHGIDYQIIPGVTATAACAALLGVELTLPDVSQTVILTRYGDKSPMPPGESLASLAHHGATLAIHLGVKNLGRIVAELLPSYGAGCPVAVIHKASWPDQDFVLGTLADIQDKVATKDFRRSALILVGHVLQTDSFADSALYRAGHAHLYRS